A single genomic interval of Arachis duranensis cultivar V14167 chromosome 7, aradu.V14167.gnm2.J7QH, whole genome shotgun sequence harbors:
- the LOC107496300 gene encoding LOB domain-containing protein 23-like — protein MISGRCAACKNQRRKCPSNCIFSPYFPANDPQKFACVHKIYGGSNVGRMLQGVPTYLREQAANALYLEAKWRIDDPIYGCVGIISSFYEQIQNAEIELAKIQTQVAFYKLQTQHVEAEPNLEVLQSQSINMEQFESDNPTITSWFN, from the exons ATGATTTCTGGAAGATGTGCTGCTtgcaaaaatcaaagaagaaaatgcccttctaattgtattttttctccatattttccTGCCAATGATCCTCAAAAATTTGCTTGTGTCCACAAAATCTATGGTGGCAGTAATGTTGGAAGAATGCTTCAG GGAGTCCCAACCTATCTAAGAGAACAAGCTGCAAATGCATTGTATTTAGAAGCAAAATGGAGGATTGATGACCCTATTTATGGATGTGTTGGCATTATCTCTTCATTCTATGAACAAATTCAAAATGCAGAAATTGAGCtagcaaaaattcaaactcaGGTTGCTTTCTATAAACTCCAAACCCAACATGTTGAAGCTGAACCAAATTTGGAGGTTTTGCAATCACAAAGCATCAATATGGAGCAGTTTGAGTCGGACAATCCAACTATAACTTCTTGGttcaattga